One window from the genome of Salvia splendens isolate huo1 chromosome 9, SspV2, whole genome shotgun sequence encodes:
- the LOC121747004 gene encoding ATP synthase subunit O, mitochondrial-like — MAGRFRSGLPLLRRALTAGNFSAQRSVVCPTIESAKSYATAAPAKEKKVKVPVTMFGVSGNYASALYIAAVKANALDKVESELLSLIEASKKSPTFSQFMRDVSVDADTRKKAITDICDQAKFSEITKNFLVIVAEGGRLGHVERMAQRFSELTMAHRGEVKATVTTVIALPPEEEKELKETLQYMLGQGKKVKVEQKIDPSILGGLVVEFSQKVFDMSIRTRAAQMERFLRQPLTSDGN; from the exons ATGGCAGGGCGATTTAGATCTGGTCTTCCTCTCCTCCGCCGAGCTCTCACCGCCGGTAACTTCTCCGCCCAGAGATCCGTCGTTTGCCCTACTATCGAG TCCGCAAAGAGCTATGCTACCGCCGCTCCTGCAAAAGAGAAGAAGGTCAAG GTGCCTGTGACAATGTTTGGGGTGTCTGGAAACTATGCTTCAGCTTTGTATATCGCAGCTGTCAAAGCCAATGCACTGGACAAGGTTGAATCTGAGCTTCTTTCCCTAATTGAGGCTTCGAAGAAAAGCCCTACATTTTCTCAATTCATGAGGGATGTATCAGTTGACGCGGATACAAGAAAGAAGGCTATTACTGATATTTGCGACCAAGCTAAATTTTCAGAAATCACAAAGAACTTCTTGG TTATCGTTGCTGAAGGCGGAAGGCTGGGACATGTAGAACGTATGGCTCAGAGATTCTCTGAGCTGACTATGGCACATCGAGGGGAAGTTAAAGCAACAGTGACAACTGTGATT GCTCTGCCCCCAGAGGAGGAGAAAGAATTGAAAGAAACATTGCAGTACATGCTTGGACAAGGCAAGAAAGTTAAGGTTGAACAGAAG ATTGATCCTAGTATTCTCGGTGGTCTTGTTGTCGAGTTTTCACAGAAGGTATTTGACATGTCTATAAGGACTAGGGCCGCCCAGATGGAGCGCTTCCTGCGTCAACCTTTGACCTCGGATGGTAACTAA
- the LOC121746518 gene encoding uncharacterized protein LOC121746518, translating into MEVAIIDWKTIDSRVVIDDLYEHINAPKWVDLTAQDDPVDDEAWFCRPDCDHPKKVEDFFNQKDITPLSNSKAKIQRSANVSDITAYQRGNRDATLKKRGTNQPFGLVAEDAENQDPNFSTPLQHKARFGKATTKSSANKKEDSYANEGAPKLRSTLSARNLFSGTDLLSKVSEFCNELKKLTTRAQDKESAENHTEEKSVGILSERKPLLETGSSKGRLRRKKRNEDGENTPITVDVNRIKHLDAEGKLPIRTCPPTPQCFSATPKPLRPKPMERGILKDLKQMEKEVMKSSNHGGGGGEISEKEARSLDVFWFLKPCTLSS; encoded by the exons ATGGAGGTAGCAATTATCGATTGGAAAACCATCGATTCGAGAGTAGTGATCGACGATTTGTATGAACACATCAATGCTCCAAAATGGGTTGATTTAACCGCCCAGGATGATCCCGTTGATGATGAAGCCTGGTTCTGCCGCCCAG ATTGCGATCACCCCAAGAAAGTTGAAGACTTCTTCAATCAGAAAGACATCACTCCGCTCTCCAATTCCAAAGCTAAG ATTCAAAGATCAGCTAATGTTTCCGATATTACTGCTTATCAACGAGGCAACAG AGATGCAACGCTGAAGAAGAGAGGGACGAATCAGCCTTTCGGATTAGTAGCTGAAGATGCTGAGAATCAAGATCCCAATTTCTCAACCCCCTTGCAACACAAGGCTCGGTTTGGAAAGGCCACAACCAAATCAAGCGCTAACAAGAAAGAAGATAGCTATGCTAACGAGGGAGCACCCAAGCTGAGAAGCACTTTGTCTGCGAGGAATCTGTTCTCGGGCACGGATTTGCTTAGTAAAGTTTCCGAGTTTTGCAATGAGCTGAAGAAATTGACCACGAGGGCTCAAGATAAGGAGAGCGCGGAGAATCACACAGAAGAAAAAAGTGTTGGGATTCTGAGCGAAAGGAAGCCGTTGCTGGAGACAGGCAGTTCCAAGGGGAGGCTGAGAAGGAAGAA GAGAAACGAAGATGGAGAGAACACCCCGATCACTGTGGACGTGAACAGAATCAAACACCTTGATGCCGAGGGCAAGCTGCCAATCCGCACTTGTCCTCCCACTCCACAGTGCTTTTCAGCGACGCCCAAGCCTCTCCGGCCCAAGCCTATG GAGAGAGGAATTTTGAAGGATCTGAAGCAGATGGAGAAGGAAGTAATGAAGAGCAGCAAccatggaggaggaggaggagagatTTCTGAGAAAGAAGCAAGGTCTTTGGATGTTTTCTGGTTCCTAAAACCTTGCACTCTATCAAGTTAA